The region TATACGACTTTGCTTAGTCATTACATCATCACTGTCAAATGAAATTTCCCTTTTATTTATAGTGGTTTCGTTGCTCAGTTCAAGTTCCACATTCTGTAAAACAATGAAGTAAATCGCATTGACAAGAATTTGGGATTGTGGAAACTGATCTTTACTTTTTGTAAACCTTTGGGGAAACATATCATTAATTGAACTTTGAGATCTAAAAAACAGTTTAACACTTCAAATATTTGTGTTTCCCGACCCATTTATCCATGAGGAAGGAAGCCCATTACTTTTGCCGCATGTTATTTTGGGGATGCTCATTTGTCTACTTTCATTTCTCATTATCACACTGGAACCAAATTTTAACATTGGGTAGTGCTTAGTttgctcagtgtttttatttgtgcagcaaCTTCAAATCATAGTTGGTGCAATGTCTCATTTTCAATATCAAGGAaattcagttttacatttatttgttttatatagaCTATATGACAATGAAAAATGGAACTGGAAATTTGGAGAACTGAATATATGCACGTATATCAGATGCAGagtttatgtaaataaaaaaaaaagtaacttgtatgaaagatgaatgaaatgTCTGCAATACTGAAATGcaatatgaaatgtgaaaatgctgTAGTCATCTTAGTTTCGTGGGCAGTTACAATAATGCTATAGTATTGTGCCAATAGTAGATTTTTGGAGTATGACTAAAAATCTCAGCATCTTTTGGCATCTATTATTCATACTTGTACGTATTTagattaaaacaaatttaaatcaaaGTCAGTCTTCAGTCGTTGCAGAATCTGATAATCACATCCTCTTTaaagtctctgtgtttcttgacttcttctgtgtgtgcagtgtgccAAAAAGTCTGTCCCAGTGCGTGAAGTACGGCGCATAGTTCACTTTGAATTTGAGGTGGTGGAGATCATGATGCCGAGCTCCTCCGTACAGGCCAAAGGGCACCAGTCTGTGTGGAGACCAGGGAAATTCATAGCCCGAGTGAGCCTCCACAGACAGATAAATGTTAGCGATGAAGAAGAGCATCTCAGTGAGCGGATGGCAGTCGAGGAGCACAGGGTTCAGTGTTGTGAAGAAACTGAGGCTCATCATCTCCCAGACACTTGTGTCCTCCGTCGTCAGGGAGAAGGTGGCCGTGTAGACGTGGTGCTCCTTGTGGAAGAAACGGTAGAGCCAGTACACTTTGTGATGCAGcagatgccaaaaaaagtaCTGCGTGTCAAACAGGAGTAAGCAAGCCAGTACATCTTTAACAACAGCTAGCACTGCAGGTGCCACAGGGGGAGAAACCACAGGCTTCCAGTACCAGTGCAcaacagagagggggaaaataaaacagacgtGGTTGCGGGAAATCTTGCACAAGCACCTCCAAGCCGCTTCCCATGTCACTTTGCTTTGAGGCTGGATCTTGAAGCGACGTACCAGTGCCAGTCTGGAGCAGAGCAGATCCAGACAAATATAAGGAAAGCAGCAGCCCACATAAACGCTGAGAGAGAACAAAACTGGAAAACATGGTGATCTGAGGAGGCTTGTCCATTCTCTTAACCAGTCCCAAAGAATCTGCAGAAAGAgtctctctgtgctctctgaggGTGTCATCCCTGTACTATGAAAAAAACACGGATGTGTTCCTTCTTTATGAAGGATGAAATGCTCACAGCAAAAACTGCAGAGTTGAATTAACGCCCATAGAGTTGACTTCAACATTTTTTCAGGGTTTATAATACATTTTCCAGAGTAGATTAACACTTTCAAAATAGTTAAATATTACCACTGTGCCAGAGTTCCTTCTTTAACTTACAAAAACAGTTATATAACAGTAAGGGACACGTTAGACCAGTAACACTTAACTATTTGGGAGTGTTAGTGTCATCTACTAAAGTGACAAGCTATCTAcactgaaaatgtttaattataataataaaccaaTAAAACCAATAAACAAGCTATTtttccaaaaacatttattttgtcacttaGTCATTTATAtagtttaattaaaacattgtaAATGACATAATGTACAAacttttttctgaaaaattGTATGAGCTTTGAACATCAAACGGCTTTttgaaggtgaaaaaatgttcattatttgaagaaaaaacagcaacaaattcCAGTTTGTTTCCTGTAATAATGTCACCAAATAACAATGGGATGTTTTTCAGAAGACAATGTCTGAATAAAATTCAAACCAATGCCATTTCCAACACTCAATCTTTGtgggacattttttttgttcagaaTATCCATAATGAAAACTATAAATCCGGGAAAGTGACTTTTTCCCCCATATGAAGTGTGTGAGATTCAAAAAGCAATATGATCTCATACTGGGCCTCATCCTCAAGAAGATCAGGTATCATatcaaatgaataattattacaaacatgaaaatacttCAATAACTAACTATAGCAaatgctttaaaacaaaaacaactcactTGCTTCCTCATCAAGATCACTTCCTGGGGAATTTCTGCTGACTGCACCAAGTGACAACTCTGGTGTTGAAGTGAGCCCCTTAGcttcttttatgacatttggcTTTAAAAACATCCCATTTCAGAAGCAGCCTGAAGGATATCTCATCAGCAAATAGGAGCGTGAAATCTTCAAGCCATTGTAAACATCTCATTCCAAATTTAGCAATCCTCCTGTATCCAGGAATATTGGGAGGGTGGAGAGGATATCAACACTTCTGCCTGCGTCATTAACAAGCTTCTGACGGTGCAGAAAGGTCTCTCTCATCTTCTGCTATGGTTGAACAGAGACCTCAAGCATCCCATCAAGCTACCTTTAAACATTGTCAGTCCTTTGGAAATTTGAGCATCCTGGAGAAAAGTCAATGGAGATATTTGGTGGCAGTGCAGATCCTATATGAATCTTCATTTGCACTGTTTTCAGAAACCAGAAAATGTATCCTGTTCTGCTTGCAGCATCATAGAAATGttcctgaaatgaaaaaaataatttgccGTCACACGCAGCTCATAAGAAATCTCTGAATTCAAATGTCAATGACATGCACACAGCTTTGTGTCACAACATGCAAATATGACATGAAGAGTCATGcaatcaataataatgattacaTAGCCTTTCTAGGTATATGGATGCTTGGGGGAAGGGAACAGCATCACTATATCAGCAGCATATTCTTAGATTGCTTGAgtggaaatatttaaatgttaacatAGATTTATGCAATAGCCATGCAGCTTTTTGGCATAAATAGAAAGATTATGAAACACACCTACCCATGATTATCAAGTGAACCACCAGTATGTTAACCAATTGTCTtcttgtccttgagtccaagtggatatttgtgcaaaatttgaagggattccctcgAAGAGCtctggagatattgcgttcacaaggccaaaatcatgttttgagaggtcaccgtgaccttgacctttgaccatcaagATGTAgtcagttcgtccttgagtccaagtgaatgtaccaaatctgaagaaatgtCCTCAAGTCGTTAAAGAAATAAtacattcacaaggccaaaaccacgTGTAGTGGCTATCTTTCTCTTAATAACTTCCTCTACACTTATTATAACCACATCGTATGAGACAGGAGACTGTTTTACACATTGAGTTGGCTTGGCATGCCCTGAACGAACCCAAGGTAAAACAACCGTGTTGCGCCGCAGTccacacatttacttttttttttaccatttcctTCAAATAAGAGTTCCATTATGGAAACGGCGCTAACACCATTTTGAGAGATCACCatgacctttggccaccaaactaaccagtttgtccttgagtccaggtgaatgtttttaccaaatttgaagaaatgaagaaagtATCAAATTAAAGCTTTGCTTTTCACATCTATGAGCTTAGATGTGAATTCTTGTTAAATTGTCACTGATGAAGTTACAGtaagtaacagtaacagtaaaatattGTTATTCAGTTCTGGCAACAAAGACCTCATGCAGAATATTCTACAAACAATGTGGCATTTGAGAGTGGAAATTTACTCAAATGTTTAACCCTGAACTTTCACTACTACGGTTGTGTAACACCCTTTCAGACTTTCctgccaaacaaaacaaaaaggtgacaTGTGAAACACTGGtccttttacattttatcaattTGAAATTTCACAAATTAAAGTAGCTGAGACAATGTTAATGTGTATGGGTCTACAAGTCAGTTCATTTCTGCTTCCGAAAGGTCAAAGTTAGaattgttgttgctgttcttGTCTGAACAGCCTGTTAGTAGGAATGAGTTCTGCCCAATCTTTGCCTCGTGCCGTTTCCTCTTTTGCTTTTGATCTGACTTTGCTCAAGCATAAAGCGCCACCTTGTGgatgcaaaatgtttttcaaaatacaaTACTGTGGCAGGATGCATCCATGCAGGATTTTAAACCACATCATTCTGCAAATAGTACATTGTTATTTCAATTACAAGACAAGATTTCATGAGATCAGGATCTCATTATGATCAACAACTTGAGCCCTTTAgcttatatttgtttacatttaaaaaaaaaaaaaaaagtacactgaATTAGATATTAACAGTTCCTGTTTGTACCGTTGGCTGTACTGACAATATTGAATTATTAAGATATCTTTAAAATCTTATGATTCACAGGCAAGTTCTGAAATACCCCAACTCCAGTCTCTGTACTTTACATGGTCAACATGATAGTTTTCTCATGAGACCCCCCAGTggcattaaaacatttaaattgtgCACAGTATTTATGATTCATTATGAACTGCAGCCCTGTCCCACACATCTTAGTCATTGTGGCAGAGGAAGCTGGGCGGTCTCTGTCGTTATGGGTGGAGCGTGCAGTcaggaaatgtgtttctaaaaaaaataaaaaaaataaaaaaaaatgctgtgaaACTGTTCCCTCGTTCACATGAGTTTGATGATGAGGCTGATTCCACCGGAGAGTCCTCCACATGAAGTTTATTATGATTTCAACTCAGAGAACAACGCAAAGGTAAGTTTATCAACCTTTTACACAGCGTATTTCTTCTGGATTCACCTCTTAATTGACTTGTAGATCCACGAAGAGTGAGTCCAAGCTGCTAAACATGCAATGATGTTACCACAAATTACGCAATACTACTATTACttatattttcagaaaacactTAAGTTGCTCTTTCTTGCTTTGAAGCTTCGCACAGAATCCTACAGGGCACCGTTTGTTAGACAGCAGGCTGTGAAGTGACTCATTTGTCTGGAATAGTGTTTGTGTGCCACCACATTTCCGTGATGAGTAGGTCACTATTTTGTTGCTAAGAAAACTTGAGGAGGAGGTAACCGCTGGCACCGTGTCCAAACTGCATCACTTTACAAATACACAGCCATGTCAGTGACAGAGCCTCGTCATTTACTCCATTTTTCCAAACACCCTGAAGCTTAATAGGTGCAGTCAACATGacatttactttacattttatcaTGTACGTCAGTGCAATTTGAAAGTAGATTACTGGTACTTCCATTTCAAGCTCCATTTTATTCTAGCTGAAAATACCATATTCTTAACACATGTAGTTTAAGAGGAAACATGACATCTGTAGTTAGTTGtttcatacaaaatatataGTTCTCTTATTGTTAAGTAGGAGGTTCAGAGGTGATTCACTATCACTATGGGCATCAGGTCAGGATGCAGGGTGAATGAATGGTGGCCATTAAACATATATCCAATCAAACAATGATTTGTTCTCTgttaattatttcaacattgAAAAGGAAGACACACATGGGCTGCGGGTTAAATTAGCACAACATAGTCTCATTTCAGACTAATACTAAATACAGATGAATAAGGTtctgtgagacacacaaacaaactataGGAACTAAAGAGTAACAAACTTCTTACCAGAAACTGCCACCCCATGTGAAGGTGAAAAAAGACACTGAATGAGTGGAGTGAAGCCCTTAAATAATCTTGTAGTGCCCAGGTGAACTCTATCAGGTAAATGAGGGGTGGAGGGTGAGAAAACAAGAGCCAATCGGTGGAGGAAAGGAAGTGAGGTAGGTGAAGATAGgaataggaaaataaaacaaaagcgGAATCTTTACTACACTTATAAAGTATTGCTGCAACTAAtggttattttctttatcaattaatctattgattattttctcaatcaagTAATCGTGTCTAGAAAACgtaagaaaatagtgaaaaatgtacattataCTTTCAGATggcttgttttattcaaccaaCAGTCCTGAACCTAAAGATACTCAGTTTGTTATCATATATGGCGAACAAAGCATCACAttctcacatctgagaagctggaaccaccAAATGAGTGTAATGCTAAACTGCTGAAAACCTGCTCATACCAGACCAGTTTAGGCTGTAGCAGTAAAATCTGTGAATGCTTTCAATTGAGCAAGTGTatgtttaattgattttattgcTATTAATTAAATTCTTTGTCAGGAGTTATGAGTTATTTCTTATTTCAAGTGTTTGATAAAGGGTGTTAGTACTTCTGTGAGCTTTGCAGCTGTAACTGAAATCTCTTTTTGGGAAAAGTTAACATTGAATGTAGCCTTCATGATCTGCAACAATCTGATCTTAAATTGGATCTTAAATAACTAAAAATGAACTATAATACAGGCCTCTTGGCTTGATGTTTGTTTGGGTGGGCTGAGCCATGTAAAATGTTGGAAAACATCTCAATGAGTAAGTCATGGGAAGTTTCCCTGCCCTCATGGTGCGTAACTGCACTGCAATTACGGCTGTCATTTTAAAGCTTGTCTGACTGAGAACACTTAATAATCTCATGATGTTACAGTGAGATCATGATGCATGTGCACTTCCTCTTTCTTGTGTCTTCATGGTGTCTTGCCAGAGGAAGTCCCATTTTAACCACAtgacacacttttattttaaagatcaTAATGATGACAGTTTGTCATTCAGCCAATCCTCACCAGAGCAGAGTGTGCTTTCAGTTATACCAAAAGCCTGAACAAGATACTTATGTAATTTCCTGTTCTGTACAGTATATTGCATTACTTGTTGGTTATCTGATGACGTCCAGGAaaaaaatgtgagtttttttccacattgtttCACTTAGAATCTGAATTTCATTGTATACAAACTTTATTTGGACGTTTTCCAGAAAGAAGGGTTTTATTCAACTTGGTTTGGATAAAATGTCAACAGGATGTAAATGCTATCAGGGACAATGTTGGTAACTAAATAGGCTTATTGGAGAAGGGCGATGCTCTTCTAAAGGGCGCAATCTTCCTTCCTCCCATGTTGCACAGTCTGATACTGGACGAGTGCGTCACTCAGCCCACTGCCTCTATATTTAGAGGAACAATCTGTTCCTCCCCCTGATGGGTGGAGTGCTTTACAAAATTAACTGGCTCataattttcatatattttatccAGTACACCAATGCTCATTTTTGCCTTACATCCACTTGACTTTTCACTAAAAccaccatttttatttttgtttcaggaCCTGAGCTGCAGTTGCCCGGACGTCTGCGAAGTGCTTAAATATGCATGTTAGAAACTAGCTGAAGATGCAGGGGGCCattgcacgtgtgtgtgtggtggtggctGCTGCCATACTAAACCGTCCCTTGCTCTTTCCTCAAGAGAACACCACGCTCCCGGACCAGGACGAGGAGCTGATGGCTCGCATGCGGGAGCACGAGGAGAGGCTGGAAATGGAGCAGGCCAAGCTGGAGAGAGAGCTTTCACAGCTTGACCCAAAGCCAGAAGAAACCACCTCAGAGGAAGGTTATAGTTGGTACTTTTGGAGCGCTGTGTCTTTCATCATATTCTTCACTATCGAGATGTGCAGGGTGGATCTTGCTGACACAGAAATGCGACCGGCTGATGATGAAGACATATTTTCAGAGAGTGGATCCATCACCCCCAAGACAATGGTACTAGATAAAAATATCCTGAGTAACTTCTGTGACAAATGTACCTACACTTCAGCCCATGAAAACTGGAGGGTGAGGGAGTTTGTTGAGGGTTTTGCAGATGATTTACTGGAATCGCTCAGGAGTATGTGTGACAGGGAGGCAGACATGGAAGTTGGGGACTTTGTCGGAATTGGAAGCATGTTCGAGTCTTGGAAGGTGTGCAAGCCTCTAATGTGCGACCTTGTAGTGCCTTTCTCGCCTCCAGATCCATACTCCTTCCAGTTTCATCTGTGGTGCAGCCCTAACAGTGACATGCCTCCAGACATGCAGGGCTGTGGCAAGATAAAGGTGACCAGGTTTGGGGAGAGCGAGGACGGCTGTGTCTGTGGCTCTGCTAATCTGGGAGAGGACGTGCTTTGTCTGTTGCATAGCAGGAATGAAGCCATCAAAGTGGACCGCAGTCCTGATGAACTGCTTTGCTCCAAGAACACACCTTTCTTGGCCAAAGATCAAGTCATGAAGTGGTTTCAGATCTCTGTAACCAAAGCGTGGGGACGCATCTCTCACAAATACGACTTTGAGGTCACTTTCCGTAACTTGGATGCCGCCGGTGCTCTGAAGATCCGATTCCGTTCAGGGAAAGTCATCGTACTGAACATAATACCTGTGGTTCAGCTGGAGGATACAGATGCTTATTTTGTCTCGCACTTCCCGTCAGATTGTGACAGCTCTCCAGGCCCACACTGGCCCCTCTCCTTTGCTGTCTATGAGAGGAATTTGCTGAAACATTTCACTAAACGTCTGCCACAAAATTCCTGTCATTTACACTGTCTTCAGGTTGTTACTTTCTTACACAGAAAGCAGACGGGGCTCACAGGAAAGAGCGCCCTTACTAACTACCACATAAAGACTGCTCTAATGCACTTGTTGCTGAGTAAAAGATCCTCTGTGTGGGGCATTGGGAGTATGGAGCACAGGCTTCGGGATGTGCTCAGCTTCCTGCAGAGGAGCCTACAGGAGAAGAGACTTCATCATGTTCTGATTGGGAACAGCAAAGTGCCAGAAGAAGTCCACGTTCCTAAGTTAATCCGCAAAGCAGAGCCCATCAATCTGTTCAGGTCTCTGGTGCTGCAGACAGAGCTTTACGCTGCAACAGTCAGGCATTTTCAGGAGATGCTGAGAAATGCACCTGTGCTCATACAAGAGTACACACCTCACTTATCAAATGGAGGTTTACACCACAGCCTAGATGAAAGGTTGTGAGCACTGGCCACATCCAGTGTATGAATTATTTCTAACCTTTACCAGCAGATCTTAAAATGTCATTCAGTGTTACTTAAGGTGAAGTTCCTAATACAAGGTGCACATATAACAGTTGTTTCCATTTCAGTTCAGCGGTTTTGCTGTAGCTGCTTTCGTTACACTTGACACAGTaacaattgtgtgtgtgtgtgtgtgtgtgtgtaaaaaaaaaaaaaaaaaaaaatatatatatatatatatatatatatatatatattgtgtgtgtgtgtgtgtaatatacaGATGTGTGacaaaccaacataaagtgcCATAAAGTAAGGTGTTTGGCCACCACATGCTGCCAGAACAGTTTTAATGCTCCTCGGCAGTGATTCTACAAATCTGagtctactggagggatgaacacctATCTCCCAAATGATATTCCctaattttgttttgatgatggtgatgaagagtgcattttcatcatcaaaccATCGTCAGCCGTCTTTATATTTATACAGCATTTCAACAGTTGGTTCTGTTTGTAAAGCCAAGCACCAAAATAGTGTATTGTAAAAAATCACTCAGTAGGATTCTTCTGAAGCTCAAAAATCACATTGCTTGTTTTAGACGTATAACCAAGAGGCGAAGTGTTATATATGTATACCCCACTGGCTCTCAAAACAGCaagtaaagtaaatatattTCTCCATTTTAACAGAAATACCTCTCATATT is a window of Seriola aureovittata isolate HTS-2021-v1 ecotype China chromosome 14, ASM2101889v1, whole genome shotgun sequence DNA encoding:
- the LOC130180888 gene encoding cholesterol 25-hydroxylase-like protein, giving the protein MLKSTLWALIQLCSFCCEHFILHKEGTHPCFFHSTGMTPSESTERLFLQILWDWLREWTSLLRSPCFPVLFSLSVYVGCCFPYICLDLLCSRLALVRRFKIQPQSKVTWEAAWRCLCKISRNHVCFIFPLSVVHWYWKPVVSPPVAPAVLAVVKDVLACLLLFDTQYFFWHLLHHKVYWLYRFFHKEHHVYTATFSLTTEDTSVWEMMSLSFFTTLNPVLLDCHPLTEMLFFIANIYLSVEAHSGYEFPWSPHRLVPFGLYGGARHHDLHHLKFKVNYAPYFTHWDRLFGTLHTQKKSRNTETLKRM
- the itprip gene encoding inositol 1,4,5-trisphosphate receptor-interacting protein — protein: MQGAIARVCVVVAAAILNRPLLFPQENTTLPDQDEELMARMREHEERLEMEQAKLERELSQLDPKPEETTSEEGYSWYFWSAVSFIIFFTIEMCRVDLADTEMRPADDEDIFSESGSITPKTMVLDKNILSNFCDKCTYTSAHENWRVREFVEGFADDLLESLRSMCDREADMEVGDFVGIGSMFESWKVCKPLMCDLVVPFSPPDPYSFQFHLWCSPNSDMPPDMQGCGKIKVTRFGESEDGCVCGSANLGEDVLCLLHSRNEAIKVDRSPDELLCSKNTPFLAKDQVMKWFQISVTKAWGRISHKYDFEVTFRNLDAAGALKIRFRSGKVIVLNIIPVVQLEDTDAYFVSHFPSDCDSSPGPHWPLSFAVYERNLLKHFTKRLPQNSCHLHCLQVVTFLHRKQTGLTGKSALTNYHIKTALMHLLLSKRSSVWGIGSMEHRLRDVLSFLQRSLQEKRLHHVLIGNSKVPEEVHVPKLIRKAEPINLFRSLVLQTELYAATVRHFQEMLRNAPVLIQEYTPHLSNGGLHHSLDERL